In Streptomyces durocortorensis, a genomic segment contains:
- a CDS encoding nicotinamide mononucleotide transporter family protein — MNAASWLNSEAFTVFGQHIKWSDMIGNIIGLIALALGWRRSIWTWPAQLLSGAILLVAFASAHLSGSAGKQLVVIVVALWGWWSWNRGRQQAQDGSIAVRFATWRERAVLIGAAALGTLAVGGLFTAYPSLSWDPWPDAYIFVGTVVAMYAQARGMVEFWFAWLLVDLVGVPLNFANGFAFSGFVYIIYGALVLWGMRDWWLRTRTPALEGATA, encoded by the coding sequence ATGAACGCCGCCTCCTGGCTCAACTCCGAGGCCTTCACCGTGTTCGGCCAGCACATCAAGTGGTCGGACATGATCGGCAACATCATCGGCCTGATCGCCCTCGCCCTCGGCTGGCGGCGCTCCATCTGGACCTGGCCCGCCCAGCTGCTCTCCGGCGCCATCCTCCTGGTCGCCTTCGCCTCCGCGCACCTCTCCGGCAGCGCGGGCAAGCAACTGGTCGTCATCGTCGTGGCGTTGTGGGGCTGGTGGTCCTGGAACCGGGGCAGGCAGCAGGCCCAGGACGGCTCCATCGCCGTCCGCTTCGCCACCTGGCGCGAGCGCGCCGTGCTGATCGGCGCGGCAGCGCTCGGCACCCTGGCCGTCGGCGGCCTGTTCACCGCCTACCCGTCGCTGTCCTGGGACCCGTGGCCGGACGCGTACATCTTCGTCGGGACCGTCGTCGCGATGTACGCCCAGGCGCGCGGCATGGTCGAGTTCTGGTTCGCCTGGCTGCTGGTCGACCTGGTCGGCGTCCCGCTGAACTTCGCCAACGGCTTCGCCTTCTCGGGCTTCGTCTACATCATCTACGGCGCCCTCGTCCTGTGGGGGATGCGTGACTGGTGGCTGCGTACGCGGACACCCGCTCTGGAAGGAGCCACGGCATGA
- a CDS encoding riboflavin synthase, with protein MFTGIVEELGEVTAVEQLEDASRFRLRGPLVTEGARHGDSIAVNGVCLTVVDTADGEFTADVMAETLKRSSLGALTPGSRVNLERPMALGGRLGGHLVQGHVDGTGTILERTPSEHWEIVKVSLPPELTRYVVEKGSITVDGVSLTVVEAAADYFTLSLIPTTLDLTTLGHKQPGDPVNLEVDVIAKYVERMLGDRSGQDPR; from the coding sequence GTGTTCACCGGAATTGTCGAAGAACTGGGTGAGGTCACCGCCGTCGAGCAGCTGGAGGACGCCTCCCGCTTCCGGCTGCGCGGCCCCCTCGTCACCGAGGGCGCCAGGCACGGCGACTCCATCGCGGTGAACGGCGTCTGCCTCACCGTCGTGGACACCGCCGACGGCGAGTTCACCGCCGACGTGATGGCCGAGACCCTCAAGCGCTCCAGCCTCGGCGCGCTGACCCCGGGTTCCCGGGTCAACCTGGAGCGCCCGATGGCGCTCGGCGGGCGGCTCGGCGGACACCTTGTCCAGGGGCACGTGGACGGCACCGGAACCATCCTGGAGCGCACCCCCTCGGAGCACTGGGAGATCGTCAAGGTCTCCCTGCCGCCCGAGCTCACCCGGTACGTCGTCGAGAAGGGCTCCATCACCGTCGACGGCGTCAGCCTCACCGTCGTCGAGGCCGCCGCGGACTACTTCACCCTCAGCCTCATCCCCACCACCCTCGACCTGACCACGCTCGGCCACAAGCAGCCCGGCGACCCGGTCAACCTGGAGGTGGACGTCATCGCCAAGTACGTCGAGCGGATGCTCGGCGACCGGTCCGGGCAGGACCCGCGATGA
- the ribD gene encoding bifunctional diaminohydroxyphosphoribosylaminopyrimidine deaminase/5-amino-6-(5-phosphoribosylamino)uracil reductase RibD, giving the protein MATAADITAMRRAITLAARGLGSTSPNPVVGCVITDATGAVAGEGFHQRAGGPHAEVHALRAAGERARGGTAYVTLEPCNHTGRTGPCAEALPAAGISRVVYAVGDPDPQATGGADTLRAAGIQVEQGLLAEEAEAGNASWLTSVRLGRPYVLWKYAATLDGRIAAADATSRWITSPEARTDVHRLRAEADAVIVGSGTARTDDPQLGVRGIDGATQPLRVVVDTNATAVKPGARVLDGTAPTLVAVAEDAPAGHLPEGVVLRLPRAATGPGLDIEALLAALHTRGVRSVLLEGGPTLAGAFVASGTVDKVVGYLAPVLLGAGPAALADAGISTISQALRLEVTETVRIGPDLRITAVPTPARKGI; this is encoded by the coding sequence GTGGCCACCGCAGCCGACATCACCGCCATGCGCCGAGCGATCACGCTCGCAGCGCGCGGTCTCGGCTCCACCAGCCCCAATCCGGTCGTCGGATGCGTGATCACCGACGCCACCGGAGCCGTGGCCGGCGAAGGCTTCCACCAGCGCGCCGGAGGACCGCACGCCGAGGTCCACGCCCTGCGCGCGGCGGGCGAGCGGGCCCGTGGCGGCACCGCCTACGTCACCCTCGAACCGTGTAACCACACCGGCCGCACCGGCCCCTGCGCCGAGGCTCTACCGGCCGCCGGGATCAGCCGGGTCGTGTACGCGGTCGGCGACCCGGACCCGCAGGCCACCGGCGGTGCCGACACCCTGCGCGCGGCCGGGATCCAGGTCGAGCAGGGCCTCCTCGCGGAGGAGGCCGAGGCGGGTAACGCGTCCTGGCTGACCTCGGTGCGCCTGGGGCGTCCGTACGTCCTGTGGAAGTACGCCGCCACCCTCGACGGCCGGATCGCCGCCGCCGACGCCACCAGCCGCTGGATCACCTCGCCCGAGGCCCGCACCGACGTCCACCGGCTGCGCGCCGAGGCCGACGCCGTGATCGTCGGCTCCGGCACCGCCCGCACCGACGACCCCCAGCTGGGCGTACGCGGCATCGACGGCGCCACCCAGCCGCTGCGGGTCGTCGTCGACACGAACGCCACCGCCGTGAAGCCCGGCGCCCGGGTCCTGGACGGCACCGCGCCGACCCTCGTCGCCGTGGCCGAGGACGCCCCGGCCGGCCACCTCCCCGAGGGCGTCGTCCTGCGGCTGCCCCGCGCCGCCACCGGACCCGGCCTGGACATCGAGGCCCTCCTCGCCGCCCTGCACACCCGCGGCGTCCGCTCCGTACTCCTCGAAGGCGGGCCCACCCTGGCCGGTGCCTTCGTCGCCTCGGGAACGGTCGACAAGGTCGTCGGTTATCTCGCCCCGGTCCTGCTCGGCGCGGGCCCCGCCGCCCTCGCCGACGCCGGAATCTCCACCATCTCCCAGGCGCTGCGCCTCGAAGTGACCGAGACCGTCCGCATCGGCCCCGATCTGCGCATCACCGCCGTCCCCACGCCTGCCCGGAAGGGAATCTGA
- a CDS encoding chitinase C-terminal domain-containing protein, with product MLSPTRARATLLAAGAAVAGLLMTSLAATPSAAATDHESCRPDGLYQTPGVNTPYCTVYDSDGREKMGDDHQRRVIGYFTNWRTGKDGKDAYLVPDIPWDKVTHLNYAFAHVDSANKLSVGPDSADNASTGMTWPGVAGAEMDPALPYKGHFNLLTKYKKQYPDVKTLVSVGGWAETGGYFGPDGERVDSGGFYSMATNADGSVNQAGIDTFSDSAVDFVRKYGFNGVDIDYEYATSMKDAGNPMDHALANGRRAGLVKGYDALMKTLREKLDHAGAADGKHYLLTVAAPSSGYLLRGMETYQMQKYLDYVNIMSYDLHGAWNEYVGPNASLFDDGKDNELAQAGVYTTSQYGGLGYLNTDWAYHYFRGSMPAGRINIGLPYYTRGFKNVEGGTDGLWGKAPTTDCPAGAGLTKCGDGAVGIDNLWHDKDTNGKESPAGSNPMWHAKNLEKGIVGDYVTDYGFPADTQLTGTYARKYDSTLVAPWLWNAQKKVFLSTEDEQSVQAKADYVVDKGIGGTMIWELAGDYRWNAAKGQYETGSTLTTAMYDAFKSATPYGAKRSTIDLPTEALDIDVSFGQFPLGDSNYPISPKLKITNRTGATLPGGTEFQFDYSTSAPANAKDQSGFGTTIIRSDHTATDNIGGLGGDYNRVSLKLPAWQTLAPGDSVELDFVYYLPTSTPSNWTVTFDGKSYSLAGDLARGTTLVEPGPGPDPTPTPDPTGPTPTPTPTEPGGECSAPAWNATTEYGGGSTVSHDGHEWKASWWTKGETPGSTGEWGVWKDLGAC from the coding sequence ATGCTGTCCCCCACCCGAGCGAGAGCCACCCTGCTCGCCGCCGGCGCCGCCGTCGCCGGACTGCTGATGACCTCCCTTGCCGCCACCCCGTCGGCGGCCGCCACCGACCACGAGTCCTGTCGCCCCGACGGCCTCTACCAGACCCCCGGTGTCAACACCCCCTACTGCACCGTCTACGACTCCGACGGACGCGAGAAGATGGGCGACGACCACCAGCGCCGCGTCATCGGATACTTCACCAACTGGCGTACCGGCAAGGACGGCAAGGACGCCTATCTGGTCCCGGACATCCCCTGGGACAAGGTCACGCACCTCAACTACGCCTTCGCACACGTCGACAGCGCCAACAAGCTCTCGGTCGGCCCCGACAGCGCGGACAACGCCTCCACCGGCATGACCTGGCCCGGCGTCGCAGGCGCCGAGATGGACCCGGCGCTCCCCTACAAGGGCCACTTCAACCTGCTGACCAAGTACAAGAAGCAGTACCCGGACGTGAAGACCCTGGTCTCCGTGGGCGGCTGGGCCGAGACCGGCGGCTACTTCGGCCCGGACGGCGAGCGCGTCGACTCCGGCGGCTTCTACTCGATGGCGACCAACGCCGACGGCTCGGTCAACCAGGCGGGCATCGACACCTTCTCCGACTCGGCGGTCGACTTCGTCCGGAAGTACGGCTTCAACGGCGTCGACATCGACTACGAGTACGCGACCTCGATGAAGGACGCGGGCAACCCGATGGACCACGCGCTGGCCAACGGCCGCCGCGCGGGCCTGGTCAAGGGCTACGACGCCCTGATGAAGACCCTGCGCGAGAAGCTGGACCACGCGGGCGCCGCCGACGGCAAGCACTACCTGCTGACCGTCGCCGCCCCCTCCTCCGGCTATCTGCTGCGGGGCATGGAGACGTACCAGATGCAGAAGTACCTGGACTACGTCAACATCATGTCCTACGACCTGCACGGCGCCTGGAACGAGTACGTCGGCCCGAACGCCTCGCTGTTCGACGACGGCAAGGACAACGAGCTGGCGCAGGCGGGTGTGTACACCACCTCGCAGTACGGCGGCCTCGGCTACCTCAACACCGACTGGGCCTACCACTACTTCCGCGGCTCGATGCCGGCCGGCCGGATCAACATCGGTCTGCCGTACTACACCCGCGGCTTCAAGAACGTCGAGGGCGGCACCGACGGCCTGTGGGGCAAGGCGCCCACGACCGACTGCCCGGCGGGCGCGGGCCTGACCAAGTGCGGTGACGGCGCGGTCGGCATCGACAACCTGTGGCACGACAAGGACACCAACGGCAAGGAATCGCCCGCCGGTTCCAACCCGATGTGGCACGCGAAGAACCTGGAGAAGGGCATCGTCGGCGATTACGTCACCGACTACGGCTTCCCCGCGGACACCCAGCTGACCGGCACGTACGCCCGTAAGTACGACTCCACGCTGGTCGCCCCGTGGCTGTGGAACGCGCAGAAGAAGGTCTTCCTGTCCACCGAGGACGAGCAGTCGGTGCAGGCCAAGGCCGACTACGTCGTCGACAAGGGCATCGGCGGCACGATGATCTGGGAGCTGGCGGGCGACTACCGGTGGAACGCGGCCAAGGGCCAGTACGAGACCGGCTCCACGCTGACGACCGCGATGTACGACGCGTTCAAGTCGGCCACCCCGTACGGCGCGAAGCGCTCCACGATCGACCTGCCCACCGAGGCGCTGGACATCGACGTCTCCTTCGGGCAGTTCCCGCTGGGCGACTCCAACTACCCGATCAGCCCCAAGCTGAAGATCACCAACCGCACCGGGGCCACGCTGCCCGGCGGCACGGAGTTCCAGTTCGACTACTCCACCTCCGCCCCGGCCAACGCCAAGGACCAGTCCGGCTTCGGTACGACGATCATCCGCAGCGACCACACGGCGACCGACAACATCGGCGGCCTGGGGGGCGACTACAACCGCGTGTCGCTGAAGCTCCCGGCCTGGCAGACGCTGGCCCCCGGCGATTCGGTGGAGCTGGACTTCGTCTACTACCTGCCGACCTCCACCCCGTCCAACTGGACCGTGACCTTCGACGGGAAGTCCTACTCCCTCGCCGGTGACCTGGCCCGCGGCACCACGCTGGTCGAGCCCGGCCCGGGACCCGACCCGACGCCGACCCCGGACCCGACCGGTCCCACGCCGACCCCGACCCCGACGGAGCCGGGCGGCGAGTGCTCGGCCCCGGCGTGGAACGCGACCACCGAGTACGGCGGCGGCTCCACCGTCAGCCACGACGGCCACGAGTGGAAGGCCTCGTGGTGGACGAAGGGCGAGACGCCCGGCTCCACCGGCGAGTGGGGCGTCTGGAAGGACCTCGGCGCCTGCTGA
- a CDS encoding ROK family transcriptional regulator produces the protein MPASPSTARAINDRLALQLLQRDGPLTATQLKALTGLSRPTVADLVERLQGAGLIQVVGESGAVRRGPNARLYGIVADRAHLAALDVRTGSVSVVVADLLGATLAEGSLPIGSGTRTGPAVEQAAALLERTARAAGSVPLHSVGVGAPGLIDPATGELRDTSGLPSWHRALVRELQQRLPATVLVENETNLAAMAEHRAGAARDRETFVLLWLGHGVGAAVMLDGKLRQGASGGAGEIGFLPVPGAGGLPSAAHCDGGFHSLAGSAAVAGLAARHGLAAAGAVPEGYADEAAAVDAVRRALEPGQRGGPFLDELADRLALGAAAVVSVLDPGCLLLAGAVGHAGGAALASRVEERLTAMSPLRTEVRAGSLGDGAVLRGALIAARDAAQDALFAPER, from the coding sequence ATGCCCGCATCACCGAGCACGGCTCGGGCCATCAACGACCGCCTGGCCCTGCAACTGCTCCAGCGGGACGGCCCGTTGACGGCCACGCAGCTCAAGGCGCTGACCGGACTCTCCCGGCCCACCGTCGCCGACCTCGTCGAGCGGCTCCAGGGCGCCGGGCTGATCCAGGTCGTCGGCGAGTCGGGGGCCGTCCGCCGGGGCCCCAACGCCCGGCTGTACGGGATCGTCGCCGACCGGGCCCACCTCGCGGCGCTCGACGTACGCACCGGCAGCGTCAGCGTGGTCGTCGCCGACCTGCTGGGCGCCACCCTCGCCGAGGGGTCCCTGCCCATCGGCAGCGGCACCCGCACCGGACCCGCCGTCGAGCAGGCCGCCGCCCTCCTGGAGCGCACCGCCCGCGCGGCCGGGTCCGTACCGCTGCACAGCGTCGGCGTCGGCGCGCCCGGGCTGATCGACCCCGCCACCGGCGAACTGCGCGACACCTCCGGACTGCCCTCCTGGCACCGGGCCCTGGTCCGCGAACTCCAGCAGCGGCTGCCCGCCACCGTCCTGGTGGAGAACGAGACCAATCTGGCCGCCATGGCGGAGCACCGGGCGGGCGCCGCCCGCGACCGGGAAACCTTCGTCCTGCTCTGGCTGGGTCACGGCGTCGGGGCCGCGGTGATGCTGGACGGCAAGCTGCGCCAGGGGGCGTCCGGCGGAGCGGGGGAGATCGGGTTCCTGCCGGTCCCGGGAGCGGGCGGACTGCCCTCGGCGGCCCATTGCGACGGAGGCTTCCACTCGCTGGCCGGCTCCGCCGCCGTGGCCGGACTCGCCGCCCGGCACGGTCTCGCGGCCGCCGGGGCGGTCCCGGAGGGCTACGCGGACGAGGCGGCCGCCGTCGACGCGGTGCGGCGCGCGCTGGAGCCGGGGCAGCGCGGCGGGCCGTTCCTCGACGAGCTGGCCGACCGCCTCGCGCTCGGAGCCGCCGCCGTCGTCTCGGTCCTCGACCCCGGGTGCCTGCTCCTGGCGGGGGCCGTCGGCCATGCGGGCGGGGCCGCGCTGGCCTCCCGTGTCGAGGAGCGGCTGACCGCGATGTCCCCCCTGCGCACCGAGGTCCGCGCCGGTTCACTGGGTGACGGGGCGGTCCTGCGCGGGGCCCTGATCGCCGCCCGGGACGCGGCGCAGGACGCGCTGTTCGCCCCGGAGCGCTGA
- a CDS encoding MFS transporter has product MTNDPTVTVHGKEQVGRARIAVAAVFAVHGAVTGSFATRVPWIQDHAGVSAGQLGLALAFPAIGASITMPLAGRISHRFGARAALRGLLALWTLALVLPALAPNLLTLCAALFVYGATAGMSDVAMNALGVEVENRLDKSIMSGLHGMWSVGALIGSAAGTVAAHIGADARLHHTLAALVLTALGLIACQGVLDLRGAPDEEPPPRFTLPPRSALIIGAVGFCAVFAEGASLDWSAVYLRDVLGSSDGIAAASTTAFALTMAVARLAGDRIVDRFGAVRTVRVGGALATAGGLLVVFSPAPAAAMGGFGLLGLGVAVVVPLAFAAAGRSGPNPSQAIAGVATITYTSGLIAPSAIGSLAEATSLVVSFGVVTVLAFGLVLGAGVLRAGDRRVTGSAVDGRATAKSPAAGG; this is encoded by the coding sequence ATGACGAACGATCCGACCGTCACGGTCCACGGCAAGGAACAGGTGGGACGGGCGCGGATCGCCGTCGCCGCTGTCTTCGCCGTGCACGGAGCGGTGACCGGCAGCTTCGCGACCCGGGTGCCCTGGATCCAGGACCACGCCGGGGTGAGCGCGGGCCAGCTCGGCCTGGCGCTGGCCTTCCCGGCGATCGGCGCGTCCATCACGATGCCGCTGGCGGGCCGGATCAGCCACCGGTTCGGGGCGCGGGCCGCGCTGCGGGGGCTGCTGGCGCTCTGGACGCTGGCGCTGGTCCTGCCCGCCCTCGCCCCGAACCTGCTCACGCTGTGCGCGGCGCTGTTCGTCTACGGGGCGACGGCCGGGATGTCCGATGTGGCGATGAACGCCCTGGGCGTCGAGGTGGAGAACCGCCTCGACAAGTCGATCATGTCGGGGCTGCACGGGATGTGGAGCGTGGGCGCGCTGATCGGTTCGGCGGCGGGCACGGTCGCCGCCCACATCGGGGCCGACGCACGCCTGCACCACACGCTCGCCGCGCTGGTCCTCACGGCACTGGGGCTGATCGCCTGCCAGGGCGTCCTGGATCTGCGCGGCGCGCCGGACGAGGAGCCGCCGCCGCGTTTCACACTGCCGCCGAGGTCGGCGCTGATCATCGGGGCCGTCGGGTTCTGCGCGGTGTTCGCCGAGGGGGCGAGCCTGGACTGGTCGGCGGTCTATCTGCGGGACGTCCTGGGCAGCTCGGACGGGATCGCGGCCGCCTCCACCACGGCGTTCGCCCTGACGATGGCCGTGGCGCGGCTCGCCGGGGACCGGATCGTGGACCGGTTCGGCGCGGTGCGGACCGTACGGGTGGGAGGGGCGCTGGCCACCGCGGGCGGGCTGCTCGTCGTGTTCTCGCCCGCTCCCGCGGCGGCGATGGGCGGCTTCGGGCTGCTGGGCCTCGGCGTGGCGGTCGTGGTACCGCTCGCCTTCGCGGCGGCCGGTCGCAGCGGACCGAACCCGAGCCAGGCGATCGCGGGGGTCGCGACCATCACGTACACCTCGGGGCTGATCGCCCCCTCCGCGATCGGGTCGCTGGCCGAGGCGACCTCGCTGGTGGTGTCGTTCGGCGTGGTGACGGTGCTGGCCTTCGGCCTGGTGCTGGGCGCCGGGGTGCTCCGGGCGGGCGACCGCAGGGTCACGGGCTCGGCGGTGGACGGCAGGGCGACGGCGAAGAGCCCCGCGGCCGGGGGCTGA
- a CDS encoding uracil-xanthine permease family protein gives MSLGVRWTLHGDGKTPAPGAVVRPDERLSWPRTFGLGAQHVVAMFGASFVAPVLMGLDPNLAIMMSGVATAIFLLATKGRVPSYLGCSLSFVGVAATIRAGGGDSATVTGAVLVVGAALFLVGLAVQRFGARIIHAAMPPVVTGAVVMLIGFNLAPVTASTYWPQDQWTALAVMLFTGLAVVCLRGFLSRIAIFLGLVFGYALSWVLDLAFGKIHSPAGGAEAVDHWRLDLSAVGSADWIGLPSFHAPAFEWSAILVALPVVIALVAENAGHVKAVGEMTGDPLDDKLGTAIAADGAASMLSTAVGGPPNTTYSENIGVMAATRVYSTAAYWAAACFALLFGLCPKFGAVVAAIPGGVLGGITVILYGMIGLLGAQIWLNGRVDLRNPLNLVPAAAGIIIGVGGVTLKITDNFELGGIALGTLVVITGYHVLRAFAPAHLKSQEPLLDSGTSAYDEEAGAGKP, from the coding sequence ATGAGCCTCGGCGTGCGCTGGACCTTGCACGGCGACGGGAAGACCCCCGCGCCCGGGGCGGTGGTGCGCCCCGACGAGCGGCTCTCCTGGCCCCGTACGTTCGGACTGGGCGCGCAGCACGTGGTGGCGATGTTCGGGGCGTCGTTCGTCGCTCCGGTGCTGATGGGGCTCGACCCGAACCTCGCGATCATGATGTCCGGTGTCGCGACCGCGATCTTCCTGCTGGCGACCAAGGGCCGGGTGCCCAGCTATCTGGGCTGCTCGCTCTCCTTCGTCGGCGTCGCGGCCACGATCCGGGCGGGTGGCGGTGACAGCGCGACCGTCACGGGCGCGGTGCTGGTGGTCGGCGCGGCGCTGTTCCTGGTGGGCCTCGCGGTGCAGCGATTCGGCGCGCGGATCATTCACGCGGCGATGCCGCCGGTGGTGACCGGCGCGGTGGTGATGCTCATCGGCTTCAACCTGGCGCCGGTGACCGCGTCGACGTACTGGCCGCAGGACCAGTGGACGGCGCTGGCGGTGATGCTGTTCACCGGGCTCGCCGTGGTGTGCCTGCGCGGTTTCCTCTCCCGGATCGCGATCTTCCTGGGGCTGGTCTTCGGGTACGCGCTGTCCTGGGTGCTGGACCTGGCGTTCGGGAAGATCCACTCCCCGGCGGGCGGGGCGGAGGCCGTCGACCACTGGCGTCTGGACCTTTCGGCGGTCGGCTCGGCGGACTGGATCGGGCTGCCGTCCTTCCACGCACCGGCCTTCGAGTGGTCGGCGATCCTGGTGGCGCTGCCCGTGGTGATCGCGCTGGTCGCGGAGAACGCGGGCCATGTGAAGGCCGTGGGCGAGATGACGGGCGACCCGCTGGACGACAAGCTCGGCACCGCCATCGCGGCGGACGGCGCGGCGTCCATGCTGTCCACCGCCGTGGGCGGCCCGCCCAACACCACGTACTCCGAGAACATCGGCGTGATGGCCGCGACCCGCGTCTACTCCACGGCCGCGTACTGGGCGGCGGCCTGCTTCGCCCTCCTCTTCGGTCTGTGCCCCAAGTTCGGCGCGGTCGTCGCCGCGATCCCGGGCGGGGTGCTGGGCGGGATCACCGTGATCCTGTACGGGATGATCGGCCTGCTGGGTGCGCAGATCTGGCTCAACGGCCGGGTGGACCTGCGTAATCCGCTCAATCTGGTCCCGGCCGCCGCGGGCATCATCATCGGCGTCGGCGGGGTCACCCTGAAGATCACCGACAACTTCGAGCTGGGCGGTATCGCGCTCGGCACGCTCGTCGTGATCACCGGCTACCACGTCCTGCGGGCCTTCGCCCCGGCCCACCTCAAGTCCCAGGAACCGCTGCTGGACTCCGGCACGTCGGCGTACGACGAGGAGGCGGGGGCCGGGAAGCCCTGA
- a CDS encoding glycoside hydrolase family 6 protein, whose amino-acid sequence MPGSRAQRRIAHRERRRAARRQALLAVASAVVAIGATAGLVEAGQEERRTTAVPEPAPSQRLPPLPAVPVPTALGPGTPSSTTALPPAPEPSRTAPGASAPPTASPTAPAAAPAPPPRTRLFRHPRSQVLDWVRANPGDPRRPAIESRIATRPAAVWFAAHNPGEIAGQVRTVTRGAAAAGRTPVLVPYAIPDRDCGGASRGGAPDLAAYDAWMGEFAQGLGAGPAIVILEPDAIALSDCLTAPERAARFAALARAGDTLRAANPRARVYFDGGHSGWHAPEKQAAALRAAGAATSGDGIFTNVANFHRTADETAYARRVLAALGGPPGLGAVIDTSRNGNGAPAAGQWCDPAGRALGQSPTTRTGESGIDAYLWVKLPGESDGCSGAAGSFTPEYAYALATG is encoded by the coding sequence GTGCCGGGTTCACGCGCACAGCGCCGTATCGCACACCGGGAACGCCGACGCGCCGCCCGGCGCCAGGCCCTGCTGGCCGTCGCGTCGGCAGTGGTGGCGATCGGCGCCACCGCGGGGCTGGTCGAGGCCGGGCAGGAGGAGCGGCGGACCACGGCCGTCCCGGAGCCGGCGCCCTCGCAACGTCTCCCGCCGCTCCCCGCCGTCCCGGTGCCCACCGCGCTCGGGCCCGGTACGCCGTCGTCCACCACGGCCCTGCCTCCCGCCCCGGAACCGTCGCGCACCGCGCCCGGCGCGAGCGCTCCGCCCACGGCCTCGCCCACCGCCCCGGCCGCCGCTCCCGCCCCGCCGCCCCGCACCCGGCTGTTCCGCCACCCTCGGTCCCAGGTCCTGGACTGGGTCCGGGCGAACCCCGGCGACCCGCGCCGCCCGGCGATCGAGTCCCGGATCGCGACGCGGCCCGCGGCCGTCTGGTTCGCCGCCCACAACCCCGGGGAGATCGCCGGTCAGGTCCGCACGGTCACCCGGGGCGCGGCCGCCGCTGGCCGGACTCCGGTGCTCGTGCCGTACGCGATACCCGACCGGGACTGCGGCGGGGCCTCGCGGGGCGGAGCGCCGGATCTCGCGGCGTACGACGCATGGATGGGGGAGTTCGCCCAGGGGCTCGGCGCGGGTCCGGCGATCGTGATCCTGGAACCGGACGCCATCGCCCTCTCCGACTGCCTCACCGCCCCCGAACGGGCCGCCCGCTTCGCCGCGCTGGCCCGCGCCGGAGACACCCTGCGCGCCGCGAACCCCCGGGCCAGGGTCTACTTCGACGGAGGTCACTCCGGCTGGCACGCCCCCGAGAAACAGGCCGCCGCGCTCCGGGCGGCGGGCGCGGCCACCAGCGGCGACGGCATCTTCACCAATGTGGCCAACTTCCACCGCACCGCCGACGAGACCGCGTACGCCCGCCGGGTCCTGGCGGCCCTCGGCGGTCCGCCCGGACTCGGCGCGGTCATCGACACCAGCCGCAACGGCAACGGGGCGCCCGCCGCCGGTCAGTGGTGCGACCCGGCGGGCCGGGCGCTGGGGCAGAGCCCGACGACCCGGACCGGGGAGAGCGGGATCGACGCGTATCTGTGGGTGAAGCTGCCGGGGGAGTCCGACGGCTGCTCGGGCGCGGCGGGTTCCTTCACCCCGGAGTACGCCTACGCCCTGGCGACCGGCTGA
- a CDS encoding DUF5995 family protein, whose translation MTQIEQSAAPDGLGTLRAGDPPVIERMAAFRSRWPSGDGVAVFHRVYLGVVETVEPDLGRGGFDDREAAATLGVRCAERYLSALDAATAGGRVPECWRPLVRYRRHPGVRPMQFALSGLQAHVGHDLVLALVDTCRTLGCAPADLEGEFERVGDLLVLLEERIRDDLMPGPELLRIADPLTHLVSCWSLERAREAAWTAARTLWRLRGFPSLAEEFRQRTDAGAGLVSRLLLTPCR comes from the coding sequence ATGACGCAGATCGAACAGTCCGCAGCCCCGGACGGCCTCGGCACCCTCAGGGCGGGTGATCCTCCGGTGATCGAACGGATGGCGGCATTCCGCTCCCGGTGGCCGTCGGGGGACGGCGTGGCGGTCTTCCACCGGGTGTATCTGGGGGTCGTCGAGACGGTCGAACCGGACCTGGGGAGGGGCGGCTTCGACGACCGGGAGGCCGCAGCCACGCTGGGCGTGCGCTGCGCCGAGCGCTATCTGTCGGCGCTCGACGCGGCGACGGCGGGCGGCCGGGTGCCGGAGTGCTGGCGTCCGCTCGTCCGGTACCGGCGGCATCCCGGCGTACGGCCGATGCAGTTCGCGCTGAGCGGCCTCCAGGCGCACGTGGGTCACGATCTGGTCCTGGCGCTGGTGGACACCTGTCGTACGCTCGGCTGCGCTCCGGCGGACCTGGAGGGGGAGTTCGAGCGCGTGGGCGATCTCCTCGTGTTGCTGGAGGAGCGCATCCGCGACGATCTGATGCCGGGGCCCGAGCTGCTGAGGATCGCGGACCCGCTGACGCACCTGGTGAGCTGCTGGAGCCTGGAACGGGCCCGCGAGGCCGCCTGGACGGCCGCCCGCACGCTGTGGCGGCTGCGCGGATTCCCGTCACTGGCCGAGGAGTTCAGGCAGCGCACCGACGCGGGCGCCGGCCTGGTGAGCCGCCTGCTGCTCACCCCGTGCCGCTGA